In a single window of the Leptospira barantonii genome:
- a CDS encoding lipoprotein LipL31, which produces MKKNIILIFIALSAAFFAGCGDNSEVIETLDGNKITVNSFDDTYHVAIDAMSRVQNIEKENLLEFIQKDISEVPEQMRALNYQFQKKNFYDQYRDMMITTIAAEKDGFTKRDDIKKILKFQEMQIVSQLYVMHLVESKIKISEEEAMEECQKLRAKEPQIGSLPIDRCILFARAKLKKDKSQEILPKVLERIKEQVSIKHNDKFDLEAFLKRKVGASATEEKKENPPTTGTTAPTTTETPKTPGQ; this is translated from the coding sequence ATGAAAAAAAATATTATTCTAATTTTTATTGCTCTTTCTGCCGCTTTTTTTGCGGGTTGCGGAGACAACTCCGAAGTGATCGAAACTCTTGATGGAAACAAGATCACTGTAAACAGTTTTGATGATACCTATCACGTGGCCATCGACGCGATGAGCCGAGTTCAAAATATCGAGAAGGAAAATCTTCTCGAGTTCATCCAAAAGGACATCTCGGAAGTTCCCGAGCAGATGAGAGCTTTGAACTATCAGTTCCAAAAGAAGAATTTTTACGATCAGTACAGAGACATGATGATCACGACTATCGCGGCCGAAAAAGACGGTTTTACAAAACGCGACGACATCAAAAAGATTCTTAAGTTTCAAGAGATGCAGATCGTTTCTCAACTTTACGTAATGCACCTTGTGGAAAGTAAGATCAAGATCTCCGAAGAAGAAGCGATGGAAGAATGTCAGAAACTCCGCGCGAAAGAACCTCAAATCGGTTCTCTTCCGATCGATCGTTGTATCCTTTTCGCAAGAGCGAAGTTGAAAAAGGACAAGTCTCAGGAAATTCTTCCTAAGGTTCTGGAAAGAATCAAAGAACAAGTCTCTATCAAACACAACGATAAGTTCGACCTCGAAGCATTCTTAAAGAGAAAAGTCGGAGCGTCTGCAACCGAAGAGAAAAAAGAAAACCCGCCGACCACCGGAACTACAGCGCCTACAACAACGGAAACTCCGAAAACTCCCGGACAGTAA
- the panC gene encoding pantoate--beta-alanine ligase: MIICKTPEEVGAQVRKWKAEGKKVGFVPTMGYLHEGHATLFDESVSKADKTVVSIFVNPAQFNDPEDYAKYPVNTEGDLKLCESKKVDLVFLPDKEAMYPGGIPNVILQIPHLMKNLCAVSRPGHFEGVLLVISRLFHFVEPNFAFFGKKDYQQYLLIREFCKTLAFSVEVIGCDTIRSGKGLALSSRNARLSEEEREESLLVSRALRLGETQILSGMKDPVLVRDIMKDVLDSSSKIRLDYLEVLNADTLEPLESFEGNILLAVAVFIGPVRLIDNITLSVNPS; the protein is encoded by the coding sequence ATGATTATCTGTAAAACTCCAGAAGAAGTTGGCGCTCAAGTCCGCAAGTGGAAGGCGGAAGGTAAAAAAGTGGGTTTTGTTCCCACGATGGGTTATCTTCACGAGGGTCATGCGACCTTGTTCGACGAATCCGTTTCCAAAGCGGATAAAACCGTGGTTTCTATTTTCGTGAACCCGGCTCAGTTCAACGATCCGGAAGACTACGCGAAATATCCGGTCAACACGGAAGGGGATCTGAAACTCTGCGAATCCAAAAAAGTGGATCTCGTATTTTTGCCGGACAAAGAGGCCATGTATCCCGGCGGGATTCCGAACGTAATCTTACAAATTCCTCATTTGATGAAAAATCTCTGCGCGGTTTCGAGGCCCGGACATTTCGAGGGAGTTCTTCTCGTGATCTCCAGGTTGTTTCATTTTGTGGAACCGAACTTCGCGTTTTTTGGTAAGAAGGATTATCAACAATATCTTTTGATCCGTGAGTTTTGCAAAACACTCGCATTCTCGGTTGAAGTCATCGGTTGTGATACGATCCGTTCGGGTAAGGGACTTGCTTTGAGTTCCAGAAACGCAAGACTCAGCGAAGAGGAAAGGGAAGAATCCTTATTGGTTTCCAGAGCGCTTCGTCTCGGCGAAACTCAGATTCTTTCCGGGATGAAAGATCCCGTTCTCGTGCGCGACATCATGAAGGACGTTTTGGATTCTTCCTCGAAAATTCGTTTGGACTATCTCGAAGTTTTGAACGCGGATACTCTCGAACCATTGGAAAGTTTTGAAGGGAACATTCTTCTTGCGGTCGCCGTTTTTATCGGACCGGTGCGTTTGATCGACAACATCACATTGAGCGTGAATCCTTCATGA
- the mfd gene encoding transcription-repair coupling factor, whose protein sequence is MKDLLRIIGEELFSQFDSSPKKKNSASSAASKKKTSVASAKTTFESSSSVNEDVSGNVYSVTAGSHSILASSLFQKLNQTIVVVSENNTAAEFLYREALSFLPASDLVYFPGQEVLPYEYLRYPTEMKRERIKAIAKIISGEPALIFTSVAGFLKTLPPIRTMQGRAIVLEKGKEIDLEGLLIRLIDLGYKRTDVCETFGEFSLKGGILDIYSSYSTEPVRIDLFGEEIESIRTFDPDSQRSMADLNKAVLLPADEYILSDEQKLEYQNLLKSADSSLHLPEIPEANYGIYYEELVPMVRENHGVLSYFPEPPVLLFPSPNTVKERILHLEREYVSLFEKRSQEILCAPPEKLLSFGEEHRVLTDSIGLSLIGLPPRNGNDLVSSLKEAPAFKGKIREVREKIAELRNEGGWKIVLTSSFEAQTKRLQGLFEKEGIVLLNEDSAEPVPFHLGKHKKDAFLVLSELRNGFIFENQKILILSENDIFGREYKRKTRFKKQNSKALQSFIDLKEGDYVVHIHHGVGKFLKIERTNAGGKERDFLKLEYAGGDSLFVPLDQISLVQRYIGGTESPRLDSLGKSTWKKTKDRVQKAVEALAEDLVQMYSNRLKLQGYAFPPDTIYQEEFEAEFEYEETPDQIDAIEAVKKDLESSRPMDRLVCGDVGYGKTEVAIRAAFKVAMAGRQIMMLAPTTILALQHYNTFKNRFENYPLRVELVSRFKTAAETRDILSDFSLGKIDMVIGTHAILSPKLKPKNLGLLIIDEEQRFGVNHKEAIKKFKNLVDVLTLTATPIPRTLHMALTGIRELSIIATPPKNRQSVETYVLEEDEDLIADAIRNEIQRDGQVFYLYNRVETIEQETKYLNEIVPEVSIGVLHGQMTEDEIEETLLDFYNRKYDILVTTTIIESGIDMPNVNTLFVKRADLFGLSQLYQIRGRVGRSDRKAFAYMLLPKDRVVSEQAEKRLNTIYEYQELGSGFKVAMRDLEIRGAGNLLGKEQSGDIMEVGFDLYVRMLEEAIARIKGEEVAVEVRTSVTLNTNFFIPETYIADTRQKIEFYKKFEGTRDLEEIDEVYTEMVDRFGEPPEDAKTFILLEKIRTLASNLGFESVAEMNDEIKMKSGSYFRGDNVKIIQLISARTGLTLNPREPNVLIFQTGKKSEKEKLDTLIFLLSEMLPSKKV, encoded by the coding sequence ATGAAAGATCTTCTTCGGATCATCGGGGAGGAATTGTTTTCCCAATTCGATTCTTCACCCAAAAAAAAGAACTCGGCTTCAAGTGCGGCTTCCAAAAAGAAAACTTCCGTCGCTTCCGCTAAGACAACCTTCGAATCCTCGTCTTCCGTAAACGAAGACGTTTCGGGTAACGTGTATTCCGTGACGGCGGGAAGTCATTCCATATTAGCTTCTTCTTTATTCCAAAAATTGAATCAAACGATCGTGGTCGTTTCGGAAAACAATACTGCGGCCGAGTTTTTATACAGAGAGGCTTTGAGTTTTCTTCCCGCGAGCGATCTCGTTTATTTTCCGGGTCAGGAAGTTCTTCCTTACGAATATCTGCGTTATCCGACCGAGATGAAACGGGAAAGAATCAAGGCGATCGCAAAGATCATTTCCGGCGAACCCGCTTTGATCTTTACGTCCGTCGCCGGTTTTTTAAAAACCCTTCCTCCGATTCGAACGATGCAGGGACGGGCGATCGTTTTGGAAAAAGGAAAAGAAATCGATCTGGAAGGTCTTCTCATTCGTTTGATCGATCTCGGTTACAAACGTACGGATGTTTGCGAAACCTTCGGCGAATTCAGTTTAAAAGGCGGGATTCTGGATATTTATTCTTCATATTCGACCGAGCCGGTGCGGATCGATCTTTTCGGAGAGGAAATCGAATCGATTCGAACCTTCGATCCGGATAGCCAAAGGTCGATGGCGGATCTGAACAAAGCCGTTCTTCTTCCCGCCGACGAATACATTCTTTCCGACGAACAAAAATTAGAATATCAGAATCTTCTAAAGTCTGCGGATTCTTCCCTACACCTTCCCGAAATCCCCGAAGCAAACTACGGAATTTATTACGAAGAACTGGTTCCGATGGTACGGGAGAATCACGGGGTTCTTTCTTATTTTCCGGAACCCCCGGTTCTTTTGTTTCCTTCTCCGAATACGGTGAAGGAAAGAATTCTCCACTTGGAGAGAGAATACGTTTCCTTGTTTGAAAAACGTTCTCAGGAAATTCTGTGCGCACCGCCCGAAAAACTTTTATCCTTCGGGGAAGAACATAGGGTTCTCACGGATTCGATCGGTCTATCTTTGATCGGACTTCCTCCCCGAAACGGAAACGATCTTGTTTCTTCTTTGAAAGAAGCGCCCGCCTTTAAGGGAAAAATCCGGGAAGTCCGCGAAAAGATCGCCGAACTCAGAAACGAAGGCGGTTGGAAGATCGTCTTAACTTCTTCTTTCGAGGCTCAGACCAAAAGACTCCAAGGGCTTTTCGAAAAGGAAGGAATCGTTTTGTTAAACGAAGACTCCGCCGAGCCGGTTCCGTTTCATTTGGGCAAACACAAAAAGGACGCATTTCTCGTGTTGTCCGAACTCAGAAACGGATTTATATTCGAAAATCAAAAAATTCTAATATTATCCGAAAACGATATTTTCGGTCGGGAATACAAACGCAAAACCCGTTTTAAAAAACAAAACAGCAAGGCCCTTCAGAGTTTTATCGATCTCAAAGAAGGGGATTACGTCGTTCATATCCACCACGGGGTCGGTAAGTTTTTAAAAATCGAAAGAACGAACGCGGGCGGAAAAGAAAGGGACTTTCTCAAACTCGAATACGCGGGAGGAGATTCTCTCTTTGTTCCCTTGGATCAGATTTCTCTGGTGCAGAGATATATCGGAGGAACCGAATCTCCTCGTTTGGACAGTCTTGGTAAGAGCACTTGGAAAAAAACCAAGGACCGTGTTCAAAAGGCGGTCGAGGCCCTCGCCGAAGATTTGGTTCAGATGTATTCCAATCGTTTGAAACTTCAGGGTTACGCGTTTCCACCGGATACGATTTATCAGGAAGAATTCGAAGCCGAGTTTGAATACGAGGAAACCCCCGATCAGATCGACGCGATCGAAGCGGTCAAAAAGGATTTGGAATCTTCCCGTCCTATGGATCGTCTTGTTTGCGGGGACGTGGGTTACGGAAAAACCGAGGTTGCGATCCGCGCGGCGTTTAAGGTCGCGATGGCGGGTCGTCAGATCATGATGCTCGCGCCTACCACGATTTTAGCATTACAACATTATAATACGTTTAAGAACCGTTTCGAAAACTATCCGCTTCGTGTGGAACTCGTTTCCCGTTTTAAAACCGCCGCCGAAACGAGGGATATTCTTTCCGATTTCAGTCTCGGAAAAATCGATATGGTCATCGGAACCCACGCCATTCTTTCCCCGAAATTGAAACCGAAAAATCTGGGTCTTCTTATCATCGACGAAGAACAAAGATTCGGGGTCAATCACAAGGAAGCGATCAAGAAGTTTAAAAATCTTGTGGACGTTCTCACCTTAACCGCGACCCCGATTCCGAGAACGCTTCACATGGCCTTGACCGGAATCCGAGAGCTTTCCATCATCGCGACTCCACCTAAGAATCGTCAGTCGGTCGAAACCTATGTTCTCGAAGAGGACGAAGATCTGATTGCGGACGCGATTCGAAACGAAATTCAAAGAGACGGTCAGGTTTTTTATCTCTACAATCGAGTGGAAACCATCGAACAAGAAACGAAATATCTAAACGAAATCGTTCCCGAAGTTTCGATCGGAGTTCTTCACGGACAAATGACCGAGGATGAAATCGAAGAAACCCTTCTCGATTTTTACAATCGTAAATACGACATTTTGGTTACAACGACGATCATCGAATCGGGTATAGACATGCCGAACGTAAATACGTTGTTCGTAAAACGAGCGGATCTATTCGGTCTTTCCCAATTGTATCAAATTCGGGGGAGAGTGGGTCGAAGCGATCGAAAGGCGTTCGCATACATGCTTCTGCCAAAGGATCGGGTCGTTTCGGAACAAGCCGAAAAAAGATTGAATACGATCTACGAATATCAGGAGTTAGGTTCCGGTTTTAAGGTAGCGATGCGGGATCTTGAAATCAGAGGAGCGGGAAATCTTCTCGGTAAGGAACAATCCGGCGATATCATGGAAGTAGGTTTCGATCTTTACGTGAGAATGCTCGAAGAGGCGATCGCAAGAATCAAGGGAGAAGAGGTCGCCGTGGAAGTAAGAACCTCCGTGACCTTGAACACGAACTTCTTCATTCCGGAAACCTATATCGCGGACACAAGACAGAAGATCGAGTTCTACAAAAAGTTCGAAGGCACAAGGGATCTGGAAGAGATCGACGAGGTTTACACCGAGATGGTGGATCGTTTCGGCGAACCGCCGGAAGATGCAAAAACCTTTATTCTTTTGGAGAAGATTAGAACTCTCGCATCCAATTTAGGTTTCGAATCCGTCGCAGAAATGAATGATGAAATCAAAATGAAATCCGGTTCTTACTTTCGAGGTGATAACGTAAAAATCATTCAACTGATTTCGGCGAGAACCGGGCTGACTCTCAATCCAAGGGAACCGAATGTGTTGATTTTTCAGACAGGTAAAAAATCCGAAAAGGAAAAGCTAGATACTTTGATCTTTCTTCTTTCCGAAATGTTGCCTTCCAAAAAAGTATAG
- a CDS encoding undecaprenyl-diphosphate phosphatase → MNHYLNAFLRSIIEAITEFLPVSSTGHLFLFSSFFPFNGENFGIEFDDLFDIFIQSGAILSVLYLYREKFRSQIVSSFQYVTKQNSDPQGFYFVIQIAIGAFPILAAGFIAKNFLDTIKARPDLLVILAGAWIFGGILILIAEWFFHKKQGNGEREPIGFKDSILIGIFQCMALVPGMSRSAATIITARFLGKDTKSSAEFSFFLAVPVLLAAGIYKLYKYRSILNGDTIPVLAFGFLVSFLLCTLVIRWFLRYLQRHSFSVFGVYRILLGVGVLVFTKFIR, encoded by the coding sequence TTGAACCATTATCTGAACGCCTTTCTGAGAAGCATCATTGAGGCGATCACAGAATTTCTACCGGTGTCCTCTACGGGACACCTGTTCTTATTCAGTTCCTTCTTTCCCTTTAACGGGGAAAATTTCGGAATTGAATTCGACGACCTCTTCGATATATTCATTCAGAGCGGAGCCATTCTTTCCGTTTTGTATTTGTATCGGGAAAAATTCAGATCGCAGATCGTTTCTTCCTTTCAATACGTAACCAAACAAAACTCGGATCCTCAGGGTTTTTACTTTGTGATTCAGATTGCGATCGGTGCGTTTCCGATTTTAGCGGCGGGTTTTATCGCGAAGAACTTTCTGGATACGATCAAAGCAAGGCCGGATCTTCTTGTGATCCTCGCGGGCGCTTGGATCTTCGGAGGAATTCTCATTCTCATCGCGGAATGGTTCTTTCATAAAAAACAAGGAAACGGAGAACGCGAACCGATCGGTTTTAAGGATTCCATTCTCATCGGAATCTTTCAGTGTATGGCTCTTGTTCCCGGTATGTCCAGATCCGCGGCGACGATCATCACCGCTCGTTTTTTAGGAAAGGACACGAAGAGTAGCGCCGAGTTTTCGTTCTTTCTTGCGGTACCCGTTTTACTCGCGGCGGGTATATACAAACTTTATAAATATCGTTCCATTTTGAACGGAGACACGATTCCCGTTTTAGCCTTCGGATTTTTGGTTTCCTTTCTTCTTTGCACCTTGGTGATTCGTTGGTTTTTACGATATCTTCAGAGACATTCGTTTTCGGTCTTCGGGGTTTACAGAATCTTATTGGGGGTCGGCGTTCTCGTTTTCACTAAATTTATTAGATGA
- a CDS encoding exodeoxyribonuclease III — MKLISLNCNGIRSSLEKGLADYIRDTKPDFVSFQETKAMQEQVTPFWEELGYTPVFNSAEKKGYSGVAILYKKAPQKITIGLGDPFFDKEGRSIYLEYPGFALWNLYFPSGTTGDVRQTAKMKFLDLFQKEAAKRRKKQPNIIVCGDVNIAHTPQDIHDPKGNAKSSGFLPEEREWLSGFLNQGWVDTFRYLYPEKQEYSWWTFRAGARAKNKGWRIDYFFVTEELKKNVKSHSIYREKPLSDHAPLEFDIKL, encoded by the coding sequence ATGAAACTCATATCTCTCAACTGCAACGGAATCAGATCGTCATTGGAAAAAGGACTCGCCGATTACATTCGGGATACGAAACCAGATTTCGTTTCCTTTCAGGAAACCAAGGCCATGCAGGAACAGGTGACTCCTTTTTGGGAAGAACTCGGTTACACCCCCGTCTTCAACAGCGCCGAAAAAAAAGGATACAGCGGAGTCGCGATTCTATATAAAAAAGCGCCTCAAAAAATCACGATCGGACTCGGAGATCCTTTTTTCGACAAGGAAGGAAGAAGTATCTATCTGGAATATCCGGGCTTTGCACTTTGGAACTTATACTTTCCCTCCGGAACGACGGGTGACGTGCGCCAAACCGCGAAGATGAAATTCTTGGATCTGTTTCAAAAAGAAGCCGCCAAACGAAGAAAAAAACAACCCAACATCATCGTATGCGGTGACGTAAACATCGCGCATACTCCGCAGGACATTCACGATCCGAAAGGAAATGCGAAGAGTAGCGGATTCTTACCCGAAGAAAGAGAATGGCTCAGTGGATTTTTAAACCAAGGTTGGGTGGATACGTTTCGTTATCTGTATCCGGAAAAACAGGAATATTCTTGGTGGACCTTTCGTGCGGGGGCTCGCGCCAAAAACAAGGGATGGAGAATCGATTATTTTTTTGTAACGGAAGAACTTAAGAAAAACGTAAAGTCTCATTCTATTTACAGAGAAAAACCGCTTTCCGATCACGCGCCTTTGGAGTTCGATATCAAACTTTGA
- the hisD gene encoding histidinol dehydrogenase, with protein sequence MAIQILQVGLKDRSVLDPVLKRAREDLSSTLSIVKPIIEDVQKNGDSALREYTRKFDGMVPDSFVLDLSNLKPKIDSELETALKKAAENIEAFHRIQIPEDKEIIVHGNRLGIRHTPVESVSVYAPGGKALYPSTILMGAIPAKLAGVKNIQIVTPPQQGALPDGLVAAAKIAGADRIILAGGAQGIAAVSYGTESIPSSEFVIGPGSKFVTAAKVYLSGQGVIGIDSPAGPSEVLVIADDSANPMWVAADLLSQAEHGEDSVAILCTDSIDLAKKVQAEVEKALIERPKRGEMKRKSVEDHGRIFVFPNLEECFAFSDLFAPEHLEIQTRNFKEDLKKIRHAGSVFLGNYSPVAMGDYISGTNHILPTAGAARIYSSLGVSTFLKRVTWQEVSKESLADLYPHVKVLSEFEGLDEEHGTSVKIRT encoded by the coding sequence ATGGCGATACAAATTCTGCAAGTCGGTCTGAAAGATCGGTCCGTTTTGGATCCGGTTCTGAAACGTGCCAGAGAGGACTTAAGTTCCACCTTATCGATCGTAAAACCGATCATCGAGGACGTTCAAAAAAACGGGGATTCGGCGCTCCGAGAATATACGCGCAAGTTCGACGGAATGGTTCCGGATTCTTTCGTTCTCGATCTTTCCAATTTAAAACCGAAGATCGATTCGGAACTCGAAACCGCTCTCAAAAAAGCCGCCGAAAATATCGAAGCGTTTCACCGGATTCAAATTCCGGAAGATAAGGAAATCATTGTACATGGAAACCGACTCGGGATTCGCCATACTCCCGTGGAATCGGTTTCGGTTTATGCGCCCGGTGGAAAGGCTCTTTATCCATCCACAATTTTGATGGGAGCGATTCCCGCTAAACTCGCGGGAGTGAAAAACATTCAGATCGTAACACCTCCGCAACAAGGAGCCTTACCCGACGGTCTTGTCGCCGCGGCGAAGATTGCGGGCGCGGATCGGATCATTCTCGCGGGAGGAGCTCAAGGGATCGCGGCGGTTTCTTATGGAACCGAAAGTATTCCTTCTTCCGAATTCGTGATCGGCCCGGGTAGTAAGTTTGTGACAGCCGCAAAAGTTTATCTCAGCGGTCAAGGTGTGATCGGAATCGACAGCCCTGCGGGTCCGAGCGAAGTGCTTGTGATCGCGGACGATTCCGCAAATCCTATGTGGGTTGCCGCGGATCTTTTATCCCAAGCCGAACACGGAGAAGATTCGGTTGCGATCCTTTGTACGGATTCGATCGATCTCGCCAAAAAGGTTCAGGCCGAAGTCGAAAAGGCTTTGATCGAAAGACCCAAACGAGGAGAAATGAAACGCAAGTCCGTCGAGGATCACGGAAGAATATTCGTTTTTCCTAATTTAGAAGAATGTTTTGCGTTTTCCGATCTTTTCGCCCCCGAACACCTGGAGATCCAGACTCGAAATTTCAAAGAGGATCTGAAAAAAATCCGTCACGCGGGTTCGGTGTTTTTGGGGAATTATTCTCCCGTAGCAATGGGGGATTATATCAGTGGAACCAATCATATTCTTCCCACGGCGGGCGCCGCGAGAATCTATTCTTCCTTGGGCGTTTCCACGTTTTTAAAACGTGTTACCTGGCAGGAAGTTTCCAAAGAATCTTTGGCGGATCTTTATCCGCACGTAAAGGTTCTTTCCGAATTCGAAGGTCTGGACGAGGAACACGGAACCTCCGTTAAAATTAGAACTTAA